A single region of the Salvia splendens isolate huo1 chromosome 18, SspV2, whole genome shotgun sequence genome encodes:
- the LOC121776582 gene encoding homeobox-leucine zipper protein ROC8-like: MEASNGTRSGSGDEGSSDTRKGKRQYHRHSTEQVQQLESFFKEHPHPDENQRLQLSRELGLDSKQIKFWFQNKRCQKKAQNERTDNNTLRAENERIRCENMAMREARKNIICPSCRDPLLPNDNDKQHGLLKLKNENMRLRQQHERTMSFVTNATEKPAANSHGIDSNRSWENPTSDFCMSGMQETERAMILEAASAAMDELVELLRVEEPLWISSANDGRSTLHRDSYDKLFPKPNHFKSAAARIESSKESGEVAMPATTLLEAFLDPVKWKDMFPSIVTKARNIQVLDAGISFNGSLHLMYEKMHILSPLVAPREFFIIRHCRQMNTNTWAVVDVSYDVFRDSSPSRCWKLPSGCMIKDKGDGKTEVAWVEHVQVDDKSLTHRLYRDLVCGCHAYGAKRWIVTLQRMCERAMLALGPTTGPTHQLEGVIESEEGRRNVMKLSQRMVRNFCEVLNMSDRLDFPHLSELYNSGVRVSLRKSDGLGQPQGLIVSAATSLWLPFRLAHLFKFFTDEDKRAQWDILSSGNPVNSIARISTGENSGNCVSIIQPFVPKENMLMLQESSIDSLGGSIIYAPVELTEVSSVVDGEDIMTIPILPSGYVISGDGRKGVEGSRRRCGSLLTVAFQMLVCSDSVSKQLNMESVATLHSLISSTVQKIKLALHCPDLD, translated from the exons ATGGAAGCATCAAATGGCACGAGAAGTGGATCGGGCGATGAAGGAAGCAGCGATACTCGGAAGGGGAAGAGGCAATACCATCGCCACTCAACGGAGCAAGTGCAGCAGCTCGAATC GTTTTTCAAGGAACATCCACATCCTGATGAGAATCAAAGACTACAATTAAGCAGGGAATTGGGCCTTGACTCTAAGCAGATCAAGTTCTGGTTCCAAAACAAGAGATGTCAAAAAAAG GCACAAAACGAGAGAACGGACAACAACACCCTGCGAGCCGAAAACGAGAGAATACGTTGTGAGAACATGGCGATGAGAGAGGCTCGGAAAAACATCATCTGCCCATCGTGTCGCGACCCCCTCCTTCCTAACGACAACGACAAGCAACACGGTTTGCTCAAACTTAAAAACGAAAATATGAGATTGAGACAACAG CATGAAAGAACAATGAGCTTCGTTACCAACGCCACGGAAAAACCTGCGGCTAACAGCCATGGAATCGACAGCAACCGGAGTTGGGAGAATCCGACGTCCGATTTTTGCATGAGTGGGATGCAGGAGACTGAGAGAGCTATGATCTTGGAGGCGGCCTCGGCCGCCATGGATGAGCTGGTTGAGCTTCTACGCGTCGAAGAGCCCCTGTGGATTAGTTCTGCTAACGACGGGAGATCCACGTTGCATCGCGATAGCTACGATAAACTTTTCCCAAAGCCCAACCACTTCAAATCTGCCGCGGCCAGGATAGAGTCATCCAAGGAATCCGGCGAGGTGGCCATGCCGGCGACTACTCTGCTTGAAGCGTTTCTCGATCCGGTGAAGTGGAAAGACATGTTTCCAAGCATTGTAACAAAGGCAAGAAACATCCAAGTTCTTGACGCTGGAATCTCCTTCAACGGCTCTTTACATTTG ATGTATGAGAAAATGCACATTTTGTCGCCTTTGGTGGCGCCACGTGAGTTTTTCATCATCCGACACTGCAGACAGATGAACACGAACACATGGGCCGTCGTAGATGTATCCTACGACGTCTTCAGGGATTCCTCCCCCTCTAGGTGTTGGAAGCTTCCGTCGGGATGCATGATCAAAGACAAGGGCGACGGAAAAACAGAGGTGGCATGGGTGGAGCACGTACAAGTGGACGACAAATCACTAACGCACCGTCTCTACAGAGACTTGGTATGCGGCTGCCATGCGTATGGAGCCAAGAGATGGATCGTTACGCTGCAGAGGATGTGCGAGAGAGCTATGCTCGCACTGGGGCCAACCACTGGGCCCACACACCAACTCGAAGGAG TTATTGAGTCCGAGGAAGGCCGAAGGAATGTGATGAAGCTGTCGCAGAGAATGGTGAGGAATTTCTGTGAGGTGTTGAACATGTCGGACAGACTAGATTTCCCACATCTGTCGGAACTGTACAACAGCGGGGTTCGTGTTTCGCTCAGGAAGAGCGACGGATTAGGCCAGCCTCAAGGCTTGATTGTCAGTGCAGCTACCTCTCTCTGGCTTCCGTTTCGCCTTGCCCATCTCTTTAAATTCTTCACCGATGAGGACAAAAGAGCTCAG TGGGATATTTTGTCGAGCGGGAATCCTGTGAATTCAATTGCTCGGATTTCAACGGGCGAAAATTCTGGCAATTGCGTCTCAATCATTCAG CCATTTGTGCCAAAAGAGAACATGTTGATGCTACAAGAAAGCAGCATTGACTCGTTAGGAGGAAGCATAATATACGCCCCGGTGGAGCTCACGGAAGTGAGCTCGGTGGTGGATGGCGAAGACATTATGACAATACCGATCCTGCCCTCAGGATACGTGATCTCTGGAGATGGGCGCAAGGGGGTCGAGGGCTCGAGAAGGAGATGTGGTTCGCTGCTCACCGTTGCTTTTCAGATGCTAGTGTGTAGTGACTCGGTTTCGAAGCAGCTCAACATGGAGTCTGTCGCCACTCTTCATAGCCTTATAAGCTCTACTGTT